A genome region from Sphingomonas sp. BGYR3 includes the following:
- a CDS encoding fasciclin domain-containing protein gives MRSLSVIAKLAAVSAFALTAAAANAQQAEPQAPAQTEAPAPTTTADPATTTTAPADTTTQTAQPAAPATADAAAPGGTIVDAAVATPTLSTLVTAVQAAGLADTLKGPGPFTVFAPTNEAFGRLAPGTVDTLLKPENKATLTGLLTYHVVAGELDSAKLVEQLKANNGSVTLTTVAGQPLTATLENNAIILTDANGNKSYVTQYDVKQANGVVHVVNGVLIPKQEAQAAQAPAAQPSTEAADATAPAQDGATR, from the coding sequence ATGCGTAGTCTTTCTGTCATCGCCAAGCTGGCCGCCGTCAGCGCCTTTGCCCTGACCGCCGCCGCTGCCAATGCGCAGCAGGCCGAACCGCAGGCCCCTGCCCAGACCGAGGCACCTGCCCCCACCACCACGGCCGATCCGGCCACCACGACCACGGCTCCGGCCGACACGACGACGCAGACGGCTCAGCCCGCGGCTCCGGCCACGGCGGACGCTGCGGCGCCCGGCGGCACGATCGTCGATGCGGCCGTCGCCACGCCGACGCTGAGCACGCTGGTAACGGCGGTGCAGGCCGCCGGGCTGGCCGATACGCTGAAGGGCCCTGGCCCGTTCACGGTGTTCGCGCCAACCAACGAAGCCTTTGGCCGTCTTGCCCCCGGCACGGTCGACACGCTGCTGAAGCCGGAGAATAAGGCAACGCTGACCGGTCTGCTGACCTATCACGTCGTCGCCGGTGAGCTGGATTCGGCCAAGCTGGTCGAGCAGTTGAAGGCCAATAACGGGAGCGTCACGCTGACCACCGTTGCCGGCCAGCCGCTGACCGCGACGCTCGAAAACAACGCCATCATCCTGACGGATGCGAACGGCAACAAGAGCTACGTGACCCAGTATGACGTGAAGCAGGCCAATGGCGTGGTTCATGTCGTCAATGGCGTGCTGATCCCCAAGCAGGAAGCGCAGGCGGCACAGGCGCCGGCGGCTCAGCCGTCGACTGAGGCGGCGGACGCCACTGCCCCGGCTCAGGACGGCGCAACCCGCTGA